TTGGTGACCCGCCGAGCGGGTGCAGCAGGCCAAGGCCGCCCAGGGCAGCGTTCCCGGGCGCGCGGCAGGAGGAAACACCATGTTTGCAATCATTCAGACCGGCGGGAAGCAGTACCGCGTGCAGGAAGGCGACGTCATCCGCGTCGAGAGCCTGAAAGGCGAAGCGGGCGACAAGCTCGACCTGACCCCCATCTTCGTGGGCGGCGACAAGACCGTCTTCGGTGACGCCGCAGGCAAGTTCACCGTGAACGCCGAAGTCGTCGAGCACGGCCGTGGCGAGAAGATCTACGTGCGCAAGTACAAGAGCGGCATCCAGTACCGCCGCCGTACGGGCCACCGCCAGGACTACACCGCGATCAAGATCCTGGGCATCAAGGGCTAAGGGAGGATACCGACATGGCACACAAGAAAGGCGTAGGTTCGTCCAAGAACGGACGTGACAGCCAGCCCAAGTACCTGGGCGTGAAGAAGTTCGGCGGCGAGCAGGTCCTGGCCGGGAACATCCTCGTCCGTCAGCGCGGCACCAAGTTCAAGGCCGGCCCGAACGTGGGCATGGGCCGCGACCACACCCTCTTCGCACTGGAGAGCGGCAAGGTCGTGTTCAGCAATCGTGGCAACAAGGGCCGCTTCATCAGCATCGAAGTGCCCACCGCCGCCGCCGCTGACTGATCAGCGCGGCAGGTTTTTTCGCGGGAGCGCCTCAGCCCGGTTGACGGGTCGGGCGCTCCTTTGCTGCTGCCCCCACGAGGGGCGGCGTCGTACAGTGGCACCCAGCAGTGGTGCCGGGCGGGGACGCACACGCGCCTTGCCCCAAGGGAGGTGAGGCCAGTGGCGTTTCGTGACGTCCTGAATATCGAGGTGGCCGCCGGAAACGGCGGGGACGGCAGCATGTCCTTCCACCGCGCGAAGTACATGGAAAAAGGCGGCCCGGACGGCGGGCACGGCGGGCGGGGCGGCAGCATCATCCTGCGCGCCATCGAGGGCGTCGAGTCGCTGGAGCGTCTGGTGGGCCGCCGCAAGTTCAAGGCCCCGAACGGCGCGTACGGCGAGGGTCGCCTGCGTCAGGGTGGCGACGGCGAGGACATCTTCATTGACGTGCCGGTCGGCACGACCGCGTTTGACGAGACGACCGGGAAGGTCATCGCGGACCTCGTGCGGGTCGGGCAGGAGAAGGTCATCGCGCGCGGCGGTTTCGGCGGGCGCGGGAACAGCACCTTCGTGAGCAGCACCCGTCAGGCGCCGCGCTTCGCGGAGCTGGGCACGCCTGGGCAGAAGCGCCGCGTGCGCCTGGAGCTGCGCCTGATCGCGGACGTGGGCCTGGTCGGCTACCCGAACGCCGGGAAGAGCAGCCTGCTCGCGGCGCTGTCCCGCGCGAACCCGGCCATCGCGGACTACCCGTTCACGACCCTGTCGCCCATCCTGG
The sequence above is drawn from the Deinococcus sedimenti genome and encodes:
- the rplU gene encoding 50S ribosomal protein L21 — protein: MFAIIQTGGKQYRVQEGDVIRVESLKGEAGDKLDLTPIFVGGDKTVFGDAAGKFTVNAEVVEHGRGEKIYVRKYKSGIQYRRRTGHRQDYTAIKILGIKG
- the rpmA gene encoding 50S ribosomal protein L27, translated to MAHKKGVGSSKNGRDSQPKYLGVKKFGGEQVLAGNILVRQRGTKFKAGPNVGMGRDHTLFALESGKVVFSNRGNKGRFISIEVPTAAAAD